The nucleotide sequence TCATATTGTTTTTGGTGTTCTTTTTTTATGTCTTTACTTAATAGCTCCTCTTTGAGCGTTGACAAAAACATATTAAAGGCATTTTCTTTATCAATTGCCCTTTCTTTAGAATAGTATATATGCATATACATGCGTTTTTCTTCTTTTAGTTCATCTTTTTTATAAGGACGCTTTAAACTGTAGTGCCACGCTATAGGTAAAGACTTAGCGTATAGGTTGTAATCAGAACTGTAGTATTGCCATTGTGTTATATCTTGCCTTATAGAGTCAATAGCGTCTTGAACTATCTTAAGAGAGAGTTTGCCTGCAATTAGAAACTTCAAGTGGTTTTTGTATAGAGAGTTTATGTTGCTAAAGCTGTAAAAACCTCTGTCCATAACCAGCTTTACTTTGTCAAAGCCTAAAAAGCTCATATCTGAAAGAAGCTTTTTTACTGTAACAACATCTGGTATGTTTCCCGAAAGCTTTCGATAGTAAAAAGGCAGGTTGGATTCTTGTCCAAACAAAAGGGCCAGATTAATTTGTGCAAGCATATCATGTTCTTTATTCACACCATATTTAATCTGGTTCAAGCATTTGGAATAGCTGGAGATTGATGTAGTGTCGTAGGCTATATATTCTTTTTCTACCCTGCGTTTTGCTTGAAGACGAAAAAATCTATTCTTTGTGTCTTCTGTAATAGAAGAAAACAGTTCGCTGATTCTTTGCGAGCTCATACTATTATTCGCAGGATGTTTATGAAGACTTGCCCATTTATTGAACCTGCTTAAAGTGTTTTTGTCTTCCAATACAAGATAGTAGGCAATGGATAAAATCTTTTTATAGTCTTTGCCAAAGCAGTTTTCCAGGTCTTTAGAAAGACCAATATTTTCAGCTATCTTATCAAAAAGATAAGTAGCGCCGTAAAAATATCTTGAATCCTTTGAAATGTTTTCTTCTTTATTTGCCTTGTTTCTTTTTTTAGTTGGCACAACTTCTTGCGTTATAGGATCCAATATGCCTATAAGCTTTCTTTTTGCTCTCGCTTGTTTTTTCTCCTTATCCCAGTAAGCTACAGATTCATACACGTATATGACGCCTGTCTTTTTGTTAGGCTGTTTTACAATGGACATAGATTACCTCCTTCATCGTTACATAGTATACTATGTAACGATGAAAAAAACAAGAAAAATCGTTCATAATTCTTATATAAATCAGATTATTTTCAAAAGCTTGTTACGGGAAAGCGGGAATGCAGGATAAATGGGGAATAAGAAAATTAAAAAATTTGACTTGACAAAGGGGTACAGGTTAGTAGTAACCACTTCTTGATACCCCAAATAATCGGCACATCTTTTTCAGGGAGTGTTCCTTGGAAAGCTCTTTTGCTATCACAAATTTATCACTTTAGGTTTTCGAAAAGAGCTCAAGAGCTTTTTTTAATATGTCACGCTCTTCAACAACATTCTTATACTCTTTTTGCAGGGCTTTAAGCTCCTTGTCCTTGTCAGGAATGTTTCCATGGCCTTAGGAAAGCACTTTTGCCTTCTTTTGCTAGTCTTCTTCTTTCATTTGCACAAAAGCTGGTAGGGTATATCCATATTTCGCTGCTATTTCTTTAACTGTTTTGTCTGATCTGTAAGTTAAGTACATCCGCTTCTTCCTTAAATTCTCTTGTATAAACTTTTCTAGGTAACATGTTAAATCCTC is from Desulfurella sp. and encodes:
- a CDS encoding IS1634 family transposase; this encodes MSIVKQPNKKTGVIYVYESVAYWDKEKKQARAKRKLIGILDPITQEVVPTKKRNKANKEENISKDSRYFYGATYLFDKIAENIGLSKDLENCFGKDYKKILSIAYYLVLEDKNTLSRFNKWASLHKHPANNSMSSQRISELFSSITEDTKNRFFRLQAKRRVEKEYIAYDTTSISSYSKCLNQIKYGVNKEHDMLAQINLALLFGQESNLPFYYRKLSGNIPDVVTVKKLLSDMSFLGFDKVKLVMDRGFYSFSNINSLYKNHLKFLIAGKLSLKIVQDAIDSIRQDITQWQYYSSDYNLYAKSLPIAWHYSLKRPYKKDELKEEKRMYMHIYYSKERAIDKENAFNMFLSTLKEELLSKDIKKEHQKQYEKYFEVSANKSIKITPKEDSIADTMKNYGFFVLLSNDIKDPIEALEIYRNKDLVEKAFGDLKERLNFRRLLVSSEQSLDGKLFVEFIALIILSYIKKKMQEAKLFKNYTMQELLDEFDIIECFEQPNKKLYIGEITQKQIQLYEMLGVKPPISLQ